A region of Halosolutus amylolyticus DNA encodes the following proteins:
- a CDS encoding ribonuclease J yields MEIEIATIGGYEEVGRQMTAVRAGDDVVIFDMGLNLSQVLIHDNVETERMHSLDLIDMGAIPDDRIMSDLEGDVQAIVPTHGHLDHIGAISKLAHRYNAPVVATPFTIELVKQQIEGEQKFGVENDLIKMDAGETMSIGDSGQVELEFVNVTHSIIDAINPVLHTPEGAVVYGLDKRMDHTPVIGDPIDMKRFREIGREGNGVLCYIEDCTNANKKGRTPSENVAREHLRDVLYSMEDYDGGIVATTFSSHIARVTSLVEFAKDIGRQPVLLGRSMEKYSGTAERLDFIDFPEDLGMFGHRKSVDRTFKRIMNEGKENFLPVVTGHQGEPRAMLTRMARGETPYELDDGDKVVFSARVIPEPTNEGQRYQAEKLLGMQGARVYDDIHVSGHLNQEGHYEMLDALQPQHVIPAHQDMSGYSSYVNLCESEGYKLGRDLHVTRNGNLIQLVD; encoded by the coding sequence ATGGAAATCGAAATTGCAACGATTGGCGGTTACGAGGAAGTCGGACGGCAGATGACTGCCGTCCGCGCCGGTGACGACGTCGTCATCTTCGACATGGGACTGAACCTCTCGCAGGTTCTGATCCACGACAACGTCGAAACCGAGCGGATGCACAGTCTCGACCTGATCGACATGGGCGCGATCCCCGACGACCGGATCATGTCCGATCTCGAGGGCGACGTTCAGGCCATCGTGCCGACCCACGGCCACCTGGACCACATCGGCGCCATCTCCAAGCTGGCCCACCGGTACAACGCACCGGTCGTCGCCACCCCCTTCACGATCGAACTCGTCAAACAGCAGATCGAGGGCGAGCAGAAGTTCGGCGTCGAGAACGACCTCATCAAGATGGACGCCGGCGAGACGATGTCGATCGGCGACTCCGGGCAGGTCGAACTCGAGTTCGTCAACGTCACTCACTCGATCATCGACGCGATCAACCCGGTCCTGCACACGCCCGAAGGCGCAGTCGTCTACGGGCTGGACAAGCGCATGGACCACACGCCCGTCATCGGCGACCCGATCGACATGAAGCGGTTCCGCGAGATCGGGCGCGAGGGCAACGGCGTCCTCTGTTACATCGAGGACTGTACGAACGCGAACAAGAAGGGCCGGACACCCTCCGAAAACGTCGCCCGCGAACACCTCCGCGACGTCCTCTACAGCATGGAGGACTACGACGGCGGCATCGTCGCCACGACGTTCTCGAGTCACATCGCCCGCGTGACGAGCCTCGTCGAGTTCGCCAAGGACATCGGCCGCCAGCCCGTCCTGCTGGGCCGCTCGATGGAGAAGTACTCCGGGACCGCCGAGCGACTCGACTTCATCGACTTCCCCGAGGATCTCGGGATGTTCGGCCACCGCAAGTCCGTCGACCGGACGTTCAAGCGGATCATGAACGAGGGCAAGGAGAACTTCCTGCCCGTCGTCACCGGCCACCAGGGCGAGCCCCGGGCGATGCTCACGCGGATGGCCCGCGGCGAGACCCCCTACGAACTGGACGACGGCGACAAGGTCGTCTTCTCGGCGCGGGTCATTCCGGAGCCGACCAACGAGGGTCAGCGCTACCAGGCAGAGAAGCTGCTGGGCATGCAGGGCGCTCGCGTCTACGACGACATCCACGTCTCGGGCCACCTCAACCAGGAGGGCCACTACGAGATGCTGGACGCGCTCCAGCCTCAGCACGTCATTCCCGCCCACCAGGACATGAGCGGCTACTCGAGCTACGTCAACCTCTGCGAGAGCGAGGGGTACAAGCTCGGCCGGGACCTCCACGTCACGCGCAACGGGAACCTCATCCAGCTTGTCGACTGA
- a CDS encoding DUF726 domain-containing protein — MPHHTTESESTSTTPSRRTVLRGTGALLVGTGTIAAASAPVSAGKKDSCDDPPLSYPRVTTRGHFDTTWYGSVVLTDGNTATNFEYAGDGIPGVHTDPEDELLIHAHGWNNDLEGGVCSVSEAGETFAAEGYDFPVVGYSWDADFGWYNATEIAERNGAKLAAFLSGYADANPDVTLRVCSHSLGARVALSALQSLDAWGRSDVVESTVLLGGAADEDAVSMEGQYGSNIEAATGRLDNFWMEDDDVLDWAYSTAEWGTAVGAAGVDGTPPVNYTDHNVDYVPDHFSHYKEDGCLHEVVDTF, encoded by the coding sequence ATGCCACATCACACCACAGAATCGGAGTCGACATCGACGACACCCTCACGACGGACCGTCCTTCGAGGAACCGGCGCGCTGCTCGTCGGCACCGGTACGATCGCGGCGGCGAGTGCGCCCGTTTCGGCGGGGAAGAAAGACAGTTGCGACGACCCGCCGCTGTCCTATCCGCGGGTAACGACCCGCGGTCACTTCGACACGACGTGGTACGGGAGCGTCGTCCTGACCGACGGCAATACGGCCACCAACTTCGAGTACGCCGGAGACGGGATTCCGGGCGTTCACACCGATCCCGAGGACGAACTCCTGATTCACGCCCACGGCTGGAACAACGACCTGGAGGGCGGCGTCTGCTCGGTCAGCGAGGCCGGCGAGACGTTCGCGGCCGAAGGATACGACTTCCCCGTCGTCGGCTACAGCTGGGACGCGGATTTCGGCTGGTACAACGCGACCGAAATCGCCGAACGGAACGGCGCGAAACTGGCAGCCTTCCTGAGCGGGTACGCGGACGCGAATCCCGACGTCACGCTCCGCGTGTGCAGTCACTCGCTCGGTGCGCGAGTCGCTCTCAGCGCCCTGCAATCGCTCGACGCCTGGGGCCGGTCCGACGTCGTCGAATCGACGGTTCTGCTCGGCGGTGCAGCCGACGAGGACGCCGTCTCGATGGAAGGGCAGTACGGATCGAACATCGAAGCCGCGACCGGACGACTGGACAACTTCTGGATGGAAGACGACGACGTCCTCGACTGGGCGTACAGCACCGCCGAGTGGGGAACCGCCGTCGGGGCCGCCGGCGTCGACGGAACGCCGCCGGTGAACTACACCGACCACAACGTCGATTACGTCCCGGACCACTTCAGCCACTACAAAGAAGACGGCTGTCTCCACGAGGTCGTCGACACGTTCTGA
- a CDS encoding isopentenyl phosphate kinase, translating to MIVLKLGGSVVTDKDRAETLDGAALARAADAIAAALDAGGDALADGLVIVHGGGSFGHHNASEHGVSTTGGTHDAGAVLDIHGAMTTLNRFVLSRLHERDVAAVPVHPFSGGHRDGESELTLPTGQVETLLAEGFVPVLHGDVIAHAGEGVTIVSGDELVAALARDLGADRIGLCSTVPGVLDDEDAVIDRIGSYDDVADVLGESDSTDVTGGMAAKVRALLELEAEASIFGLEDLDGFLAGADPGTTIG from the coding sequence ATGATCGTCCTGAAACTCGGCGGAAGCGTCGTCACGGACAAGGATCGGGCGGAGACCCTCGACGGTGCGGCACTCGCTCGAGCGGCGGACGCGATCGCGGCCGCGCTCGATGCGGGTGGCGACGCGCTCGCAGACGGACTCGTGATCGTCCACGGCGGCGGGAGTTTCGGCCACCACAACGCGAGCGAGCACGGCGTCAGCACGACGGGCGGAACCCACGACGCGGGTGCCGTGCTCGACATCCACGGCGCGATGACGACGCTCAACAGGTTCGTCCTCTCGCGACTGCACGAGCGCGACGTCGCGGCCGTTCCCGTCCATCCGTTCTCGGGGGGCCACCGTGACGGCGAGAGCGAACTGACGCTCCCGACCGGTCAGGTCGAGACGTTGCTCGCGGAGGGGTTCGTCCCCGTTTTACACGGCGACGTGATCGCCCACGCGGGTGAGGGGGTGACGATCGTCAGCGGGGACGAACTCGTGGCGGCACTCGCACGCGATCTCGGGGCCGATCGGATCGGCCTCTGTTCGACGGTGCCGGGGGTCCTCGACGACGAGGACGCCGTGATCGATCGGATCGGGTCGTACGACGACGTGGCGGACGTGCTCGGGGAGAGCGATTCGACGGACGTCACCGGCGGGATGGCCGCGAAGGTCCGGGCGCTGCTCGAACTGGAGGCCGAGGCGTCGATCTTCGGGCTCGAGGATCTCGACGGCTTCCTCGCCGGAGCGGATCCGGGGACGACGATCGGGTAG
- the mvk gene encoding mevalonate kinase codes for MTRSSAPGKVYLFGEHAVVYGEPAVPCAIERRARVDARRRDDGKLRVNSEDLSLNGFTVEYGANPDDQPDVDVPQSLVSAAMGYVDGAIEQVREVTGEADVGFDVTIESDIPLGAGLGSSAAVVVAAIDAATRELGVTLDTDELAERAFQTEYAVQDGQASRADTFCSATGGAVRVEGDDCRSIEAPDLPIVIGFDGGAGDTGELVAGVRGLREEYEFAADTVEAIGDVVRNGEQALADGDIEELGRLMDFNHGLLAALGVSSRSLDAMVWAARDAEAYGAKLTGAGGGGCIVALDPTDETETALSFTPGCEEAFRAELAEEGVKRLE; via the coding sequence ATGACACGTTCGAGCGCCCCCGGCAAGGTATACCTCTTCGGGGAGCACGCAGTCGTCTACGGCGAACCCGCGGTGCCGTGTGCGATCGAGCGGCGGGCCCGGGTCGACGCCAGACGACGCGACGACGGGAAGTTACGCGTCAACTCGGAAGATCTCAGCCTGAACGGCTTTACGGTCGAGTACGGCGCGAACCCGGACGATCAACCGGACGTCGACGTCCCCCAGTCGCTCGTCAGCGCGGCCATGGGGTACGTCGACGGCGCGATCGAACAGGTACGCGAGGTCACCGGCGAGGCGGACGTCGGCTTCGACGTGACGATCGAGAGCGACATTCCCCTGGGTGCAGGGCTCGGCTCCTCGGCGGCCGTCGTCGTGGCTGCGATCGACGCGGCCACGCGGGAACTCGGCGTCACGCTCGACACCGACGAACTCGCCGAGCGCGCCTTCCAGACGGAGTATGCGGTCCAGGACGGCCAGGCCTCGCGTGCGGACACGTTCTGTTCGGCTACCGGCGGCGCGGTCAGGGTCGAGGGCGACGACTGCCGCTCGATCGAGGCCCCCGACCTGCCGATCGTGATCGGGTTCGACGGCGGCGCGGGCGATACGGGCGAACTGGTGGCGGGCGTGCGCGGCCTGCGCGAGGAGTACGAGTTCGCGGCGGACACGGTCGAGGCGATCGGCGACGTCGTCCGGAACGGCGAACAGGCGCTCGCGGACGGCGATATCGAAGAACTCGGGCGATTGATGGACTTCAACCACGGCCTCCTGGCGGCGCTCGGCGTCTCGTCGCGATCACTCGACGCGATGGTCTGGGCGGCCCGCGACGCGGAGGCCTACGGGGCGAAACTGACCGGTGCGGGCGGCGGCGGCTGTATCGTCGCCCTGGACCCGACCGACGAGACCGAGACGGCCCTCTCCTTTACGCCGGGCTGTGAGGAAGCGTTCCGCGCCGAACTCGCGGAGGAAGGGGTGAAGCGACTCGAATGA